ACTTTATAATTGTGCTGAACAGTTCTTCACTTTATTCTTGGCAGGCTTGTCTGAAATTGAACGGCTGTACAGTCTCCTTGTCAGACAAGGGATTTGGAGAAGATCTGTGCCCTGGGATCACCAAAACACTTGCAATTGAGGCAGACTGCTCTTAAGGAGTGACTCAGCTAAGAGATCCATAGCTACAGATTGGCTCATCAACTTCAAGCTCATAGTGCTTGGTACAGTAGCATGCTACAACAATCTGGAAGTGAAATTCTACCTAGATTTAGATTACGACCTGTTGTGACTTGTAAGCATGATATTAGCacttgcttataagccaaaatttaaattttcatctttaaatttaaagttgattttagggtagtttattttctagcttttattttagaatactaagaaaacacacacacacacatatatatataagttttgtttataagttattttttatttacaaatatgtggtttgttttttttcataaaaaacccaaacaatgaCCTGCTTTATCAATTGAATCAATTAGGAGAAGCCGCATATCTCTTTTGCCCAACAATCCAACATGATTGTCGCATTAGATTGTCTGTATTTAGAGCCTTGTAAGGAAgccttgaaaaatatatttctgaaGAGTAGgtttttaggccttgtttagttaccaaaattttttggcaaaagggtTACGTCGAATGTTTGTCACGaatgaaaatgaatttcacagctcgcctgagataaatcttttgagcctaattaatccgtcattgcacatgttggttactgtagcatttatggctaattatgcactaattagacttaaaaattcgtctcacgatttctctcataactgcgcaattaatttttatttttatctatgtttaatgcttcatttaagtgttcaaagattcgatgtgatgtttataggaaaaaagttttagagaactaaacagggccctTATATGACATAATGCATACCAAGTGTGCATTGAATACTAGGGCTGTACTAGCGTGTTGGAAAACCAGAAAAGACAGTAAGGCAGGCCCAGCCGTTTCTCCGCTCTGAGCATACTTTTAGTGTTGGAAACACCATTGTCACACGGGTCTAATAAGAATATTGACTGGCAGGTGAGCTAAAAGCCAACACCTGAGTCAGTCAGTCTTCCACTTCAGTTGCTGGTTGGGTAGGTCAAACCGCGGGTACGATATAACTCTGAGGCACTGTAACACCAAGGTTGTCAGTCTTCGTAAAGCCTTATgatgttttcaattttttaaggGAAGGGCTTCTTTGCAAAGAAAAGGGATAGCGCTAGGAATATCAATAGCGTATGGATAGCATTATTCCGTTCCATTGCTATTTTCCTTCGTTTTGTAAAGTAGAGGGGCTCGCAACACCGACAAGGAATTGCAAACCAAGGGGTCATTATTTcgctttttcagaaaaaatcaaatacaaacaaaaaataatttatgggtgaaacttttatatatatgtgctcttagcgatctagaagcaaatgctaaaaaattaactaagatggaaaaacactaaaattaactccaaattcaaTATTGAATTTAAATGTTGCCATAAATATTCTGAAAATGAAGCTAAGAGTTGCATATGAAATCCAAATATACTTCTATATACTGgtctttataaaaatataatttcagaGTTGTTGATTAAATCTAACTCTGTGAACTATCTAGCTCTGCACAAAACTGCATGGGGCAATCCCCTAGTTATCAGGctagttataattaaaactaGTACATGTACATAGCTAgatgatgataaaaataaaacggcTCTGATCTTATCAGGTTAGTGAAGTCTATGCATCAGCAATTTGGCTCAAGAACCGCCCACGATAGCAGGCTTGTGTAACGTAGTGGCACACTACAATAGCCTAAAAGTCACTATAGCAGCCAAAAAAATTGACCAAATTCCCTATTCACAAACACTACCTCCAGAGATCATTGCTAAGAGAAGCTCCTGGCTGGGTTCAATGAGTGCCAAACCAGAGTGGGAATAAGCCTGCCACACCAGAGCAGGAATAATCCTGAACACTGTTATGGCTTTGGTCTATGAGCAATTGAAACACTACCTCCACAGATCATTGCTAAGAGAAGCTCCTGGCCAGGTTCAATCAGTGCCAAACCAGAGTGGGAATAAGCCTGCCACACCAGAGCAGGAATAATCCTGAACACTGTTATGGCTTTGGTCTATGAGCAATTGAAACACTACCTCCACAGATCATTGCTAAGAGAAGCTCCTGGCCAGGTTCAATCAGTGCCAAACCAGAGTGGGAATAAGCCTGCCACACCAGAGCAGGAATAATCCTCAACACTGTTATGGCTTTGGTCTATGAGCAATTGGAACCACAATATTTCTAGAATCAGTATGCTGAAACTACTCGCAGCTTTAACCACACAGGAAATCTTACCAACTTCATGTAGGTCCAGGGGACCAGCACTAAGAGGTGCCTCAGACTAGCAAAACAAACAGGAATAATTGTAGAAGCATAAAGGCACGCATAAGGAAGAATCATCTACTATGGAAAGAAAATGACATGGAAATATACCTTATATTGACTTGCACGCCGTTTCAGCTTTTGCTTGTAGACATCTTTATCCTTAATAGCAGTAGCATCATTCTGTCCTATTTCATAGTCATCGAGTATAACTGGATCATCTTCTTGGTCcataaatatttcatcttcAACCGTACTGagagaaatgcaaaattaatgcAAAGTAATAGTAAGCACTTTTAAATGGGGTGTAGCTAGATAGTCTACATATTCAAGTTTTGAACAATAGccttgaaattcaaatttttgaacagaATCATATATTTGAGATGTGATGCAGGAAAAGAGTGATTTGAGCAACTGAAAAGAAAGCTTGAATATGCTGCTCTTGACTGTGCATGAAGCCACAGTGctaaatcatattaaaattcATCTCTCGCAgttcatttttaaaacaataaaacaggaatgattcagaaaaaaatgatctgAGTTATCACCTCACAATGCTTTACTAGAAAGCCATAAGCATCACACTTCTGTCCATAGGAAGGGGTTCAAGTTCAATCAAGCGAGCTTGCAGATTAGGGCAGAGACACGCCATAGGCCTAGGTCTACATAGTCATGTTTCAGCCATTAGTAACACTAACACCTATCCATcaatttaacaataaattcaCATGTCCATTGGATGGTTTGGTGACACCAAATGAGACGTTTATTGCAACTGCAGCACACCCAAATGTGATCAAATTGTGAGGGATCATGGTATAAGAAGGTAATTCCTTACTCTCAGATATGCGCCACTTAATCTCAGTTGATCCCACCTGCATCGTCACCCATATTACTCCACATCATTCTCTCATCTAACAGACAAACATTTCCCCATACCGCGACACTGAATGTCAATCCCCAACTTATTATGCCGCTCCCGGCATCCCAGACCATAAGAAGCAACAGCTCCAAATCATTAACTGCACACCGGCAGTGGAGCGAATAGGTAAGTGTGAAATGCCCGATCGATTCACCAATCGAAATCCGACACTCCCTCCGGATAGTTAGAAGCTAATCACCCAGTTCAACGACGCGTAAGCAAGTGATTTGGCAATCAGGTATCGGAAGCACACACGAGTGAGGATACAAGACGGGACATGGAGGTGTAGGGTTCAAGGAGGAAAGGGGGTTGCAGTTACCCGATCATGTTGATCTTAACGCCGGGCTTGAAGGGGATGGAGGATATGAGGCCGGAGTCCTCGCACTCCATGAGCTTGAACTTGGGGTAGAGCAGCTTCTGCCGCTTGGGGAGCACCCCCGTGACCTCGCAGATGCGGCGCTTCAGCTCCCCAAGCGTGTCGTCCCCGACCACCTGCACCGTGTAGTCCTGCCCTTTCCACTTCGCCACCAGCGTCATCTCCTCCGGTGGCGCCGCGTCGGCCACGGCTGCGATCGCCTCCAGGTCCAACGGCGGGGCCGGcgccgaggacgaggacgaggccGCCCCCGCAATCGGCCttgggccgcgttcggctacAGTGGTGATTGAGTTTGATTGTCTAGAGCGATATGTAATTAAgaaagtttgaaactaggataaaataCCCCTCTCtcaatgtatagttttatctattgttgtttgctaggttacatgcaagacacaaacTGTCACCCTAACAGTGCATAGAAGATTTTATCTctatgaaactcatttcatctgtctcttcattaatattttgccacatcataaaaaatatctgcATAACACCATATTTATTGCCCGTAAAACTCTTATTGAGTCCGGCCTAagttaagggggtgtttggatccctcctactttttttaagtccctgtcgcatcaaatgtttgaacactaattaaaagtattaaatatagactattaatgaAACTCGTCTCATGCTCTGAACTATTTCGCAagacgaatttattgagcctaattagtccatgattagcgaatgtgatgccatagtaaacatttactaattatggattaattaggcttaaaaaatttgtctaatgaaatagactttatttatacaattagttttgttatcgttctatatttgtccaaatatccgatgtgacaagggacaaaaaaattttctgatccaaacagcccctaacTTATCCGGTGCGAAAAATGTAGTAgtatattagtacataattaataagttattaattattaaaaaatataaaatagattaatatgactttttaaaacaacttttatatagaagatttttaaaaaagtactccgtttagtagtttgaaaaacatacaCATGAAAAACGATGaaggttagttaacttatgcgtGCAGACAAACACGGCCTTAGTGCCTGAAGAATAAGTGGGGGTTTTGGGGGGGACTCGGGAAAGAGAACGGCGTGTGTGGTGTGTGTTTCATTAATGGctgtttctatttttattaaatagcttTTCATTTAAGTGAAATAATGAGATGGTAAcataattaatgaagaaagagaagaaaaaacttaaaattggTTTTCTCA
This is a stretch of genomic DNA from Oryza brachyantha chromosome 1, ObraRS2, whole genome shotgun sequence. It encodes these proteins:
- the LOC102706350 gene encoding ubiquitin-like domain-containing CTD phosphatase, whose amino-acid sequence is MTLVAKWKGQDYTVQVVGDDTLGELKRRICEVTGVLPKRQKLLYPKFKLMECEDSGLISSIPFKPGVKINMIGTVEDEIFMDQEDDPVILDDYEIGQNDATAIKDKDVYKQKLKRRASQYKIVVACYCTKHYELEVDEPICSYGSLS